CCCACCCGAATTCACCACCACGAAGCCGGCGAAGTCGCGCAGCAGGCGGCCACGGACCCGGAACACGAGCGTGCGGTGCAAGACGAAGGCGACGACGATGCCGACGGCGTAGGCCAGCACCACCGCGACCGCGGGCGGCCACGCGTCGCCCAGCACCGCCAGCCACGCGACGGTCAGCGCGATGCCGAGCAGGGTGTTGCCCGCGCCGACCACCGCGAACGCGACCTCTTGTCGCCGGAACACCCGCACCAGGAGTCCCGGCGCGGGCCCGTCACCCACGGCCGCGGCCGCCGCGGCGTCCGGGCGCGCGTTCGTCTTCACGAAACGACGTCCGCCAGCTCACGATCCGGCTCGGTGCGCTCGGCGTCGCCCGCCTCCTCCGGCTC
Above is a genomic segment from Nocardia sputorum containing:
- a CDS encoding GtrA family protein is translated as MKTNARPDAAAAAAVGDGPAPGLLVRVFRRQEVAFAVVGAGNTLLGIALTVAWLAVLGDAWPPAVAVVLAYAVGIVVAFVLHRTLVFRVRGRLLRDFAGFVVVNSGGLLLNTVLLSLAVAVLHLPRIPSAVVVMGLVAVASFFGHRYISFHREPEAGARGAAR